The following coding sequences lie in one Catharus ustulatus isolate bCatUst1 chromosome 5, bCatUst1.pri.v2, whole genome shotgun sequence genomic window:
- the SRP72 gene encoding signal recognition particle subunit SRP72, translating to MMAVAAGAAGLWSEVNRCGQNGDFARALKSVNKILQINKDDVTALQCKVVCLIQNGNFKEALGVINTHTKVLTSDVIAFEKAYCEYRLNRIESALKTIQSASQQTDKLKELYGQVLYRLERYDDCLAAYRDLIRNSQDEYEEERKTNLSAVVAAQSTWEKVVPEDLGLREATYELCYNTACALIGQGKLNEAMKKLQKAEELCRQSLSEDSDVTEEDIEAELAIIHGQMAYIMQLQGHTEDALQLYNQIIKLKPTDVGLLAVIANNIITINKDQNVFDSKKKVKLTNAEGVEHKLSKKQLQAIEFNKALLAMYTNQADQCRKLSASLQSQSPEHLLPVLIQAAQLCREKQHAKAVGLLQDFAEQHPASAAEIKLTMAQLKIAQGSVTKACMILRSIEELQHKPGMVSALVTMYSHEEDIDSAIEVFTQAIQWYQQHQPKSAVHLSLIREAANFKLKHGRKKEAISDLEELWKQNPKDVHTLAQLISAYSLVDPEKAKVLSKHLPSSDTMSLKVDVDALENSHGATYVRKKAGKLTGDNQQKEQGQGEVKKKKKKKKGKLPKNYDPKVTPDPERWLPMRERSYYRGRKKGKKKDQVGKGTQGSTTTGSSELDASRTASSPPTSPRPSSGAAVSATSNVIPPRHQKPAGAPATKKKQQQKKKKGAKGGW from the exons TATTGCAGATCAACAAAGATGATGTGACTGCACTTCAATGTAAAGTAGTGTGTCTTATCCAGAATGGGAACTTCAAGGAAGCCCTTGGTGTAATCAATACCCACACTAAAGTGTTAACCAG TGATGTTATTGCCTTTGAGAAGGCCTACTGTGAATACAGGTTGAACCGTATTGAAAGTGCTCTCAAGACCATTCAGAGTGCCAGTCAGCAAACAGACAAACTGAAGGAGCTTTACGGACAAGTG tTGTACAGACTGGAGCGTTATGACGATTGTCTTGCTGCATACAGGGATCTCATCCGCAACTCCCAGGATGAGTatgaggaggagagaaaaaccAACCTCTCTGCTGTTGTGGCAGCACAAAGCACGTGGGAGAAGGTGGTGCCA GAGGATTTAGGCCTTCGAGAAGCTACCTATGAGCTGTGTTATAACACTGCATGTGCATTGATTGGGCAAGGAAAACTGAATGAAGCAATGAAAAAACTACAAAAAGCAGAAG AGCTGTGCCGCCAGTCACTGTCAGAAGACTCT GATGTGACAGAGGAAGACATTGAGGCTGAACTGGCTATTATTCATGGTCAGATGGCTTATATCATGCAACTGCAGGGCCATACAGAGGATGCTCTACAGCTCTACAATCAAATAATCAAATTGAA GCCAACAGATGTAGGACTCCTTGCTGTCATTGCAAATAATATCATCACAATTAACAAG GACCAAAATGTCTTTGATtcaaagaaaaaggtgaagctGACTAATGCAGAAGGTGTTGAGCATAAACTCTCCAAGAAGCAGCTCCAGGCCATTGAATTCAACAAAGCTTTGCTTGCAATGTACACTAACCAG GCAGATCAGTGCCGCAAGCTGTCAGCAAGCCTGCAgtcccagagccctgagcatctgctccctgtgcttATCCAAGCAGCCCAACTGTGTCGTGAGAAGCAGCATGCAAAGGCTGTAGGGCTTCTGCAG GACTTTGCAGAACAGCACCCTGCCAGTGCAGCTGAGATCAAGCTGACGATGGCCCAGCTAAAAATTGCTCAAG GCAGTGTCACCAAAGCCTGCATGATCCTGAGGAGCATAGAAGAACTGCAGCACAAGCCTGGTATG GTGTCTGCATTGGTGACAATGTACAGTCATGAAGAGGATATTGACAGTGCAATTGAAGTCTTCACACAGGCTATCCAGTGGtatcagcagcaccag CCAAAATCTGCTGTCCATTTGTCACTGATAAGGGAAGCTGCCAACTTCAAACTAAAGCATGGCAGGAAGAAGGAAGCAATCAGCGACTTGGAGGAGCTCTGGAA GCAAAACCCAAAAGATGTACATACTCTGGCACAGCTCATCTCTGCCTATTCCCTCGTTGACCCTGAAAAAGCTAAAGT TCTTAGCAAACACTTACCTTCCTCAGACACCATGTCACTGAAAGTAGATGTTGATGCGCTGGAGAACTCCCATGGAGCAACATATGTTCGGAAGAAAGCTGGCAAGCTCACTGGAGACAACCAGCAGAAGGAGCAAGG acaAGGggaagtgaagaaaaagaagaagaaaaagaagg GAAAGCTGCCAAAGAACTATGACCCCAAGGTGACTCCCGACCCTGAGCGGTGGCTTCCAATGCGAGAGCGGTCCTACTACCGTGGACGGAAAAAGGGCAAGAAGAAGGATCAGGTTGGCAAGGGGACTCAGGGTTCAACCACAACTGGCTCCTCTGAACT GGATGCCAGCAGAACTGCCAGCAGCCCACCTACCTCCCCTCGGCCCAGCAGTGGGGCAGCTGTATCGGCTACAAGTAATGTCATCCCTCCCAGGCACCAAAAACCTGCAGGTGCTCCAGCCACCaagaagaaacagcagcagaaaaagaagaaaggggcTAAAGGAGGGTGGTAA
- the ARL9 gene encoding ADP-ribosylation factor-like protein 9 isoform X3, giving the protein MVVALRAWARLRSRVALPARSVAAAADQGKGHSKQILVLGLDGAGKTSILHSLAINHVKRSVAPTEGFNAICIYTEESQMDFLEIGGSESLRSYWKMYLPKVLLLVYVVDSADHARLPMAKQLLHQLIQNNSTLPVVVLANKQDLKVPSYTSYTPVSPRSRIHVLAEPKPVFCESSPRCRPVIGGRALLAKFGYPSERLLRLAEPKKYLPAYLEKRARESPEWPVSLAARNYNASQRILELAQPKGLHPDFMPAREVSRSPQKAIASPRTIELSKPKQLHANYTPPRDPEWPVTEAAKRAVATPRVLELAQPSTRPRMGLATLNPDAFRVKGTAMKAACSPRLQELARPIQR; this is encoded by the exons ATGGTCGTGGCGCTCCGGGCCTGGGCCCGCCTGCGGAGCCGTGTCGCGCTGCCCGCTCGCTCTGTAGCCGCCGCTGCCGATCAG GGTAAAGGACACAGTAAGCAGATCCTGGTTCTGGgtctggatggggctgggaagaCTAGCATTCTCCACTCTCTGGCAATTAACCACGTCAAGCGCAGCGTGGCTCCCACCGAAGGTTTCAATGCAATCTGCATCTACACCGAAGAGTCCCAGATGGATTTTCTGGAGA TTGGGGGCAGTGAATCTCTTCGTTCTTACTGGAAGATGTACTTGCCCAAAGTGCTGTTGCTGGTCTATGTCGTGGACTCGGCTGATCATGCCCGACTGCCTATGGCGAAACAGCTGCTTCATCAACTAATCCAGAATAATTCCACCCTGCCTGTGGTAGTTTTGGCCAACAAACAG GACCTCAAAG TGCCATCTTATACATCTTACACACCTGTAAGCCCACGCAGCAG GATACATGTACTTGCAGAACCCAAGCCAGTATTTTGTGAAAGCAGTCCCAG GTGCAGACCAGTAATTGGTGGGCGTGCCCTGCTGGCAAAGTTTGGCTACCCTTCTGAACGGCTGCTGAGGTTGGCTGAACCTAAAAAATACCTCCCTGCTTACCTGGAGAAAAG AGCCCGTGAATCTCCTGAGTGGCCCGTGTCCCTGGCTGCACGGAACTATAATGCCTCCCAGCGGATACTGGAGCTTGCCCAGCCAAAGGGGCTGCACCCAGACTTCATGCCAGCCAGAGAG GTTTCCAGGTCACCTCAGAAGGCAATTGCGAGCCCTCGGACCATTGAGctgtcaaaaccaaaacaactccATGCTAACTACACGCCCCCGCGGGATCCTGAGTGGCCTGTGACAGAGGCTGCCAAGCGTGCAGTGGCTACACCAAGGGTTCTGGAGCTGGCCCAGCCTAGTACAAG ACCTCGTATGGGCTTGGCTACACTCAACCCAGATGCATTCAGAGTGAAGGGGACTGCTATGAAGGCAGCTTGTTCTCCACGGCTCCAAGAACTAGCTCGACCAATTCAGCGCTAA
- the ARL9 gene encoding ADP-ribosylation factor-like protein 9 isoform X1, protein MVVALRAWARLRSRVALPARSVAAAADQGKGHSKQILVLGLDGAGKTSILHSLAINHVKRSVAPTEGFNAICIYTEESQMDFLEIGGSESLRSYWKMYLPKVLLLVYVVDSADHARLPMAKQLLHQLIQNNSTLPVVVLANKQDLKVPSYTSYTPVSPRSRIHVLAEPKPVFCESSPRLVWGDQETIWTLSWGALTAQPSARILSLSKPKKDFSKYECRCRPVIGGRALLAKFGYPSERLLRLAEPKKYLPAYLEKRARESPEWPVSLAARNYNASQRILELAQPKGLHPDFMPAREVSRSPQKAIASPRTIELSKPKQLHANYTPPRDPEWPVTEAAKRAVATPRVLELAQPSTRPRMGLATLNPDAFRVKGTAMKAACSPRLQELARPIQR, encoded by the exons ATGGTCGTGGCGCTCCGGGCCTGGGCCCGCCTGCGGAGCCGTGTCGCGCTGCCCGCTCGCTCTGTAGCCGCCGCTGCCGATCAG GGTAAAGGACACAGTAAGCAGATCCTGGTTCTGGgtctggatggggctgggaagaCTAGCATTCTCCACTCTCTGGCAATTAACCACGTCAAGCGCAGCGTGGCTCCCACCGAAGGTTTCAATGCAATCTGCATCTACACCGAAGAGTCCCAGATGGATTTTCTGGAGA TTGGGGGCAGTGAATCTCTTCGTTCTTACTGGAAGATGTACTTGCCCAAAGTGCTGTTGCTGGTCTATGTCGTGGACTCGGCTGATCATGCCCGACTGCCTATGGCGAAACAGCTGCTTCATCAACTAATCCAGAATAATTCCACCCTGCCTGTGGTAGTTTTGGCCAACAAACAG GACCTCAAAG TGCCATCTTATACATCTTACACACCTGTAAGCCCACGCAGCAG GATACATGTACTTGCAGAACCCAAGCCAGTATTTTGTGAAAGCAGTCCCAG GCTTGTATGGGGAGACCAAGAGACGATATGGACCCTCTCATGGGGTGCTTTGACAGCTCAACCATCTGCAAGAATATTGTCTCTGTCCAAGCCCAAGAAAGATTTTAGCAAGTACGAGTGCAG GTGCAGACCAGTAATTGGTGGGCGTGCCCTGCTGGCAAAGTTTGGCTACCCTTCTGAACGGCTGCTGAGGTTGGCTGAACCTAAAAAATACCTCCCTGCTTACCTGGAGAAAAG AGCCCGTGAATCTCCTGAGTGGCCCGTGTCCCTGGCTGCACGGAACTATAATGCCTCCCAGCGGATACTGGAGCTTGCCCAGCCAAAGGGGCTGCACCCAGACTTCATGCCAGCCAGAGAG GTTTCCAGGTCACCTCAGAAGGCAATTGCGAGCCCTCGGACCATTGAGctgtcaaaaccaaaacaactccATGCTAACTACACGCCCCCGCGGGATCCTGAGTGGCCTGTGACAGAGGCTGCCAAGCGTGCAGTGGCTACACCAAGGGTTCTGGAGCTGGCCCAGCCTAGTACAAG ACCTCGTATGGGCTTGGCTACACTCAACCCAGATGCATTCAGAGTGAAGGGGACTGCTATGAAGGCAGCTTGTTCTCCACGGCTCCAAGAACTAGCTCGACCAATTCAGCGCTAA
- the ARL9 gene encoding ADP-ribosylation factor-like protein 9 isoform X2, which produces MVVALRAWARLRSRVALPARSVAAAADQGKGHSKQILVLGLDGAGKTSILHSLAINHVKRSVAPTEGFNAICIYTEESQMDFLEIGGSESLRSYWKMYLPKVLLLVYVVDSADHARLPMAKQLLHQLIQNNSTLPVVVLANKQDLKVPSYTSYTPVSPRSRIHVLAEPKPVFCESSPRLVWGDQETIWTLSWGALTAQPSARILSLSKPKKDFSKYECRCRPVIGGRALLAKFGYPSERLLRLAEPKKYLPAYLEKRARESPEWPVSLAARNYNASQRILELAQPKGLHPDFMPAREMGHCFGRGERAWSNLRLHSFPWQKARFSGCSLWAWEMGGWAGAGLGNNNPVTNFGRSPLLEK; this is translated from the exons ATGGTCGTGGCGCTCCGGGCCTGGGCCCGCCTGCGGAGCCGTGTCGCGCTGCCCGCTCGCTCTGTAGCCGCCGCTGCCGATCAG GGTAAAGGACACAGTAAGCAGATCCTGGTTCTGGgtctggatggggctgggaagaCTAGCATTCTCCACTCTCTGGCAATTAACCACGTCAAGCGCAGCGTGGCTCCCACCGAAGGTTTCAATGCAATCTGCATCTACACCGAAGAGTCCCAGATGGATTTTCTGGAGA TTGGGGGCAGTGAATCTCTTCGTTCTTACTGGAAGATGTACTTGCCCAAAGTGCTGTTGCTGGTCTATGTCGTGGACTCGGCTGATCATGCCCGACTGCCTATGGCGAAACAGCTGCTTCATCAACTAATCCAGAATAATTCCACCCTGCCTGTGGTAGTTTTGGCCAACAAACAG GACCTCAAAG TGCCATCTTATACATCTTACACACCTGTAAGCCCACGCAGCAG GATACATGTACTTGCAGAACCCAAGCCAGTATTTTGTGAAAGCAGTCCCAG GCTTGTATGGGGAGACCAAGAGACGATATGGACCCTCTCATGGGGTGCTTTGACAGCTCAACCATCTGCAAGAATATTGTCTCTGTCCAAGCCCAAGAAAGATTTTAGCAAGTACGAGTGCAG GTGCAGACCAGTAATTGGTGGGCGTGCCCTGCTGGCAAAGTTTGGCTACCCTTCTGAACGGCTGCTGAGGTTGGCTGAACCTAAAAAATACCTCCCTGCTTACCTGGAGAAAAG AGCCCGTGAATCTCCTGAGTGGCCCGTGTCCCTGGCTGCACGGAACTATAATGCCTCCCAGCGGATACTGGAGCTTGCCCAGCCAAAGGGGCTGCACCCAGACTTCATGCCAGCCAGAGAG ATGGGTCATTGCTTTGGCAGGGGTGAAAGAGCTTGGAGCAATCTCAGATTACACTCATTTCCATGGCAAAAGGCTAGGTTTTCTGGATGCAGCCTCTGGGCCTGGGAAAtgggaggctgggctggagcaggactgggcaACAATAACCCTGTGACAAATTTTGGAAGAAGTCCCCTGCTGGAGAAGTAA
- the ARL9 gene encoding ADP-ribosylation factor-like protein 9 isoform X7 has product MVVALRAWARLRSRVALPARSVAAAADQGKGHSKQILVLGLDGAGKTSILHSLAINHVKRSVAPTEGFNAICIYTEESQMDFLEIGGSESLRSYWKMYLPKVLLLVYVVDSADHARLPMAKQLLHQLIQNNSTLPVVVLANKQDLKGAYCITDIHDALALSDIGDERKMFLIGTHVAEDGSEISSGMKDAKELIGQLVLETQ; this is encoded by the exons ATGGTCGTGGCGCTCCGGGCCTGGGCCCGCCTGCGGAGCCGTGTCGCGCTGCCCGCTCGCTCTGTAGCCGCCGCTGCCGATCAG GGTAAAGGACACAGTAAGCAGATCCTGGTTCTGGgtctggatggggctgggaagaCTAGCATTCTCCACTCTCTGGCAATTAACCACGTCAAGCGCAGCGTGGCTCCCACCGAAGGTTTCAATGCAATCTGCATCTACACCGAAGAGTCCCAGATGGATTTTCTGGAGA TTGGGGGCAGTGAATCTCTTCGTTCTTACTGGAAGATGTACTTGCCCAAAGTGCTGTTGCTGGTCTATGTCGTGGACTCGGCTGATCATGCCCGACTGCCTATGGCGAAACAGCTGCTTCATCAACTAATCCAGAATAATTCCACCCTGCCTGTGGTAGTTTTGGCCAACAAACAG GACCTCAAAGGTGCATATTGCATCACTGATATTCACGATGCTCTGGCTCTGTCTGATATTGGGGACGAGAGGAAGATGTTCTTGATTGGTACCCATGTGGCAGAAGATGGCTCTGAGATCTCTTCCGGCATGAAGGATGCCAAGGAACTGATAGGGCAGCTGGTTTTGGAAACACAGTAA
- the ARL9 gene encoding ADP-ribosylation factor-like protein 9 isoform X4, which translates to MQCLRPVQPVGGSESLRSYWKMYLPKVLLLVYVVDSADHARLPMAKQLLHQLIQNNSTLPVVVLANKQDLKVPSYTSYTPVSPRSRIHVLAEPKPVFCESSPRLVWGDQETIWTLSWGALTAQPSARILSLSKPKKDFSKYECRCRPVIGGRALLAKFGYPSERLLRLAEPKKYLPAYLEKRARESPEWPVSLAARNYNASQRILELAQPKGLHPDFMPAREVSRSPQKAIASPRTIELSKPKQLHANYTPPRDPEWPVTEAAKRAVATPRVLELAQPSTRPRMGLATLNPDAFRVKGTAMKAACSPRLQELARPIQR; encoded by the exons ATGCAATGTCTCAGGCCAGTTCAGCCAG TTGGGGGCAGTGAATCTCTTCGTTCTTACTGGAAGATGTACTTGCCCAAAGTGCTGTTGCTGGTCTATGTCGTGGACTCGGCTGATCATGCCCGACTGCCTATGGCGAAACAGCTGCTTCATCAACTAATCCAGAATAATTCCACCCTGCCTGTGGTAGTTTTGGCCAACAAACAG GACCTCAAAG TGCCATCTTATACATCTTACACACCTGTAAGCCCACGCAGCAG GATACATGTACTTGCAGAACCCAAGCCAGTATTTTGTGAAAGCAGTCCCAG GCTTGTATGGGGAGACCAAGAGACGATATGGACCCTCTCATGGGGTGCTTTGACAGCTCAACCATCTGCAAGAATATTGTCTCTGTCCAAGCCCAAGAAAGATTTTAGCAAGTACGAGTGCAG GTGCAGACCAGTAATTGGTGGGCGTGCCCTGCTGGCAAAGTTTGGCTACCCTTCTGAACGGCTGCTGAGGTTGGCTGAACCTAAAAAATACCTCCCTGCTTACCTGGAGAAAAG AGCCCGTGAATCTCCTGAGTGGCCCGTGTCCCTGGCTGCACGGAACTATAATGCCTCCCAGCGGATACTGGAGCTTGCCCAGCCAAAGGGGCTGCACCCAGACTTCATGCCAGCCAGAGAG GTTTCCAGGTCACCTCAGAAGGCAATTGCGAGCCCTCGGACCATTGAGctgtcaaaaccaaaacaactccATGCTAACTACACGCCCCCGCGGGATCCTGAGTGGCCTGTGACAGAGGCTGCCAAGCGTGCAGTGGCTACACCAAGGGTTCTGGAGCTGGCCCAGCCTAGTACAAG ACCTCGTATGGGCTTGGCTACACTCAACCCAGATGCATTCAGAGTGAAGGGGACTGCTATGAAGGCAGCTTGTTCTCCACGGCTCCAAGAACTAGCTCGACCAATTCAGCGCTAA
- the ARL9 gene encoding ADP-ribosylation factor-like protein 9 isoform X6 — MPSYTSYTPVSPRSRIHVLAEPKPVFCESSPRLVWGDQETIWTLSWGALTAQPSARILSLSKPKKDFSKYECRCRPVIGGRALLAKFGYPSERLLRLAEPKKYLPAYLEKRARESPEWPVSLAARNYNASQRILELAQPKGLHPDFMPAREVSRSPQKAIASPRTIELSKPKQLHANYTPPRDPEWPVTEAAKRAVATPRVLELAQPSTRPRMGLATLNPDAFRVKGTAMKAACSPRLQELARPIQR, encoded by the exons A TGCCATCTTATACATCTTACACACCTGTAAGCCCACGCAGCAG GATACATGTACTTGCAGAACCCAAGCCAGTATTTTGTGAAAGCAGTCCCAG GCTTGTATGGGGAGACCAAGAGACGATATGGACCCTCTCATGGGGTGCTTTGACAGCTCAACCATCTGCAAGAATATTGTCTCTGTCCAAGCCCAAGAAAGATTTTAGCAAGTACGAGTGCAG GTGCAGACCAGTAATTGGTGGGCGTGCCCTGCTGGCAAAGTTTGGCTACCCTTCTGAACGGCTGCTGAGGTTGGCTGAACCTAAAAAATACCTCCCTGCTTACCTGGAGAAAAG AGCCCGTGAATCTCCTGAGTGGCCCGTGTCCCTGGCTGCACGGAACTATAATGCCTCCCAGCGGATACTGGAGCTTGCCCAGCCAAAGGGGCTGCACCCAGACTTCATGCCAGCCAGAGAG GTTTCCAGGTCACCTCAGAAGGCAATTGCGAGCCCTCGGACCATTGAGctgtcaaaaccaaaacaactccATGCTAACTACACGCCCCCGCGGGATCCTGAGTGGCCTGTGACAGAGGCTGCCAAGCGTGCAGTGGCTACACCAAGGGTTCTGGAGCTGGCCCAGCCTAGTACAAG ACCTCGTATGGGCTTGGCTACACTCAACCCAGATGCATTCAGAGTGAAGGGGACTGCTATGAAGGCAGCTTGTTCTCCACGGCTCCAAGAACTAGCTCGACCAATTCAGCGCTAA
- the ARL9 gene encoding ADP-ribosylation factor-like protein 9 isoform X5, producing the protein MAAAGKVYVPSYTSYTPVSPRSRIHVLAEPKPVFCESSPRLVWGDQETIWTLSWGALTAQPSARILSLSKPKKDFSKYECRCRPVIGGRALLAKFGYPSERLLRLAEPKKYLPAYLEKRARESPEWPVSLAARNYNASQRILELAQPKGLHPDFMPAREVSRSPQKAIASPRTIELSKPKQLHANYTPPRDPEWPVTEAAKRAVATPRVLELAQPSTRPRMGLATLNPDAFRVKGTAMKAACSPRLQELARPIQR; encoded by the exons ATGGCGGCGGCTGGGAAGGTCTACG TGCCATCTTATACATCTTACACACCTGTAAGCCCACGCAGCAG GATACATGTACTTGCAGAACCCAAGCCAGTATTTTGTGAAAGCAGTCCCAG GCTTGTATGGGGAGACCAAGAGACGATATGGACCCTCTCATGGGGTGCTTTGACAGCTCAACCATCTGCAAGAATATTGTCTCTGTCCAAGCCCAAGAAAGATTTTAGCAAGTACGAGTGCAG GTGCAGACCAGTAATTGGTGGGCGTGCCCTGCTGGCAAAGTTTGGCTACCCTTCTGAACGGCTGCTGAGGTTGGCTGAACCTAAAAAATACCTCCCTGCTTACCTGGAGAAAAG AGCCCGTGAATCTCCTGAGTGGCCCGTGTCCCTGGCTGCACGGAACTATAATGCCTCCCAGCGGATACTGGAGCTTGCCCAGCCAAAGGGGCTGCACCCAGACTTCATGCCAGCCAGAGAG GTTTCCAGGTCACCTCAGAAGGCAATTGCGAGCCCTCGGACCATTGAGctgtcaaaaccaaaacaactccATGCTAACTACACGCCCCCGCGGGATCCTGAGTGGCCTGTGACAGAGGCTGCCAAGCGTGCAGTGGCTACACCAAGGGTTCTGGAGCTGGCCCAGCCTAGTACAAG ACCTCGTATGGGCTTGGCTACACTCAACCCAGATGCATTCAGAGTGAAGGGGACTGCTATGAAGGCAGCTTGTTCTCCACGGCTCCAAGAACTAGCTCGACCAATTCAGCGCTAA
- the HOPX gene encoding homeodomain-only protein, producing the protein MAMEKPVIPTEEQLEILEYHFCKVNKHPDPTTLCLIAAETGLSEEQTLKWFKQRLAEWRKSEGLPSESGSVRD; encoded by the exons ATGGCCATGGAAAAGCCAGTGATTCCCACTGAGGAGCAACTGGAGATCCTGGAGTACCACTTCTGCAAGGTGAATAAGCATCCTGACCCCACCACACTGTGCCTCATCGCTGCTGAGACTGGGCTCTCCGAGGAGCAGACTCTG AAATGGTTCAAGCAGCGCCTGGCGGAGTGGAGGAAGTCTGAAGGGCTGCCCTCAGAAAGTGGGTCTGTCAGGGACTAG